From Cygnus olor isolate bCygOlo1 chromosome 17, bCygOlo1.pri.v2, whole genome shotgun sequence:
CCCAGGGAAGCAGGTTTCAACAATTCCTCCATTCTGTAACTGCAAATCCCCGTTTGCCCACAGTTACCTGGCTGAAAAATTCATTTCCTCATCCCTTGAtagggagaggggaaggaacgAACCAGTGCAGTTTTCCCTCGGCACCTGGGAACCCCCAGCTGaatttttattgcttctcttccctctctggGTTCTCTGCCTGCTCAGCACTGTGCAGTGGGAGCCCTCACGCATGTGAAATGCCCGTGCCAGCCGGGTCCCGCGGGGAAGGCGTTTATTTTATTCAAGAGCTGAAGCCACGTGCAGCTGGCACTCGAGCGTGACGCCCGCAGTTGGATGCATGGAGATCAGGGGTTGGAGGGTAATTTTGAGGAACAAATGCAAATGGGAAAATTCAAATCTACCTGCAGGCGGTGCGTTATTTAAAAAGGTTCCCAGTAACACACTCCCCTGATTTGCCCTGAGCTGGGCTGAACCCACCTGGGTTCTCAAAgggggcagcagtgctgggcagcctgcccctgcagccagcGCCCATCACAGAGGTCACCCCAAACTGGACAAACGGGGAAAACCAACCCTCATCTGCTGTGATCGCTTTAGAGCGAGAGCTGGTTTTTAGTCTTGTGTGGAGCAAGGTGCAGTGCACGTTAAAGTATCTGGGGCTGAAGGACACACACTGGGAGAGAGCTCTGGAAACGGAGCCAGATGTGGGCACAGCCCCGAAATGGAAAAGGGGGGTTCAAAAGGGCTCTGTTCCTCCTCGAGGGAGCCCTGTACTTCGAGAAGTCACAGCCTGTGAAGGTGTCTGAAGGCAGACACCGCCACACTGGAGGGCTGCAAAAGCTCATTCACTATTTCTCCTAGAATAAGGGCTAGCAGGCACCCAAGGAGACCACGAGGTTCAAAACCCAATAGGATTCCTTCTCCATGCTGTGGTCTCACTGTGGCACTGccactgctgggtgctgcagagaaTAAAACCCCTGAGCACGAGCAGAGATCGAATTCACCGGGaatggctgcaggcaggggctgccaaTGCCAAGGCCCAGCTAAAACCCATCAGGGGAAGCAGCAGCGCCGGGGACAGAGCAGGTCCCCCATTCCTAGTCTTCATGCCTGCCCGAAACCCGGCCAGACCCAGTCCTAGAGCCCAGGCTCTTTCGCCTGTTTTTTGCTCTTATCCCATGCTTTTGCCCATCGGGCCTGCGTGCCTCCAGGCCACGCCTCGCTCGCACTCACCACGGTGGCCAGGCTGGGGATGTGCTTGACCGAattctccacctcctcctccgtCACCTCCACCAGGGTGCAGTTCTCGTCCTCGGTGGGCAGCAGCTCCGCTCCGTTCTTGGTGACCCAAGGGTGCAACTTCAATTAATAACACAGCCTGTCAGGGACGATTGCCTCTTTTTCGTAACTCCAACCACACAGGCCTGGCAAACGCATCTCCTCGCCCAAGCTACGGCGCCTGTACCCTTCTGAAATGCGAGGGAGCACGGGAGAAATGTGGCGTCCCACCTCGGCACCGTGCAGCGCCGCAACACCGTGTCCCCGTGGGTTTTACAGAAGACCTATCGCCACTCTTATCTTACAGAGGGGATTTCCTCCGGACCGCACGCAGGAACAGCCGTGATAGGGAGCCCCATCGAGCCTCGGGCTCGGACCGGAATTAATCCAGGCAGAAACCCCTTTTTCTCCTTGCCCGCACAGCTGGCGTCCCGGGCAGCCACTGGAGGAGCACGGACCGGTTCGGCAAATCCCCCGCAATCCTTTCCCCCTACCTTCGTCTCCATTTTCTCAGCTTCTCGCCCCTTCCAGGTTCCCGCAGGGGCGAAGGACCAGAAATCTCCTGCCAAAGGCTGTTGCAAGGTACTTGCCTGGTAGCAGAGGAAATACCAGGCTCAGGGGATTTCCGTTGCCTGCGACTTCTGGAGGCACCAAAGGTCCCAAAGCTGAGCGGGCCCcggagcaggggaaggagctgggacTTACCTGCCCGGGGGCCCTGGACACACGGGGAGAACCTAGCCTGGCGCGAGCAAACTGAGCCCGAAAAAGCCGAGCGAGGAGAGCCCCACGAAAGTGAAGCCATGGCCACCACCAGGTTTTTGGGTCAGTACCTTAATTTCAGGGACCGAAATCCTCGATTCGGGATTTTTATCCAGCATACGTGTAATCAGATCCTTCAAGAAATCTGTAACTTCTGGCcttgggagaggagaggggagagatgAGACGGGGACACAGCCCCAGGCATGGAGCTGCTGTCCTCCCCAGACAACCAAAATATCCCTGTTTTGGGCAATGTAGAGCATGGTCCCACAtgcacagagctgggagagCCCAAAAAATAGAATCTGCCCAGGATAACAGCGCagacatgctttaaaataaggGCTGAGGGTTTAGGGGTTGTGTTTGTTGGGAGCGggttgtgggttgtttttttttttttttgaggactTACTGGTCTGGGAACTCCAACGTTTGGGTCTTGATTTTATTGTGTAAACTCAGGATCCTTTCATCCATAAAAGGACACTGCCgcaaagaaaagaacagtgaGGAAAGGAACAGCCTCTGAGCAGGAGCAAGGCGGCACGGTGAGCGATGGGGGCTCATGGGGTTCCAGGGAGAACAGGGAGACGCTTGTAGGGAAATACTGAAAGGCTTCTTATTATAGCAATGTCTTATTTGAAAAGCCATGAAAATAACGTTTGACTAAAAATGGCCAAATTTCTACAACCACTCCTGTCTCCAAAATTCCGCCAGGCACTGGCTGGATGCAGgcaccaaaacaaaaaggagtACTGCAAAATAGCATTACCTGCCCAAACACGAAGCAGTACAGCGTGATTCCCATGGCCCAGACGTCCAAAGCCTGCGGAGAGAAGAAAGCATCCTTAGACCTGCAACAGCATGTGCAAGGAGggttattaaggaaaaaaaaatcgctAATAAATACCTTTCCAGAGAAGATTTTCCTGGTTTCTGAGAGCGTCTCCGGGGCCATGAAGGCGGGGGTGCCCACCGTGTTGGTTAGGAGGGCATCGGCTCCCTTGAACTCATTGCTGACGCCGAAGTCGGCGATCTTGACGTGCCCGTCCTCCCCCACGAGGAGGTTGGAAGGTTTGATGTCCCGGTGGATTATCTTCTGATAGTGCACTGCGATCGAACGGAAACGACGgatgcagcagaggaaggcagaagcCAACCCCCCGGAGGtagtaacaataaaaatgaggaaCTGCGTGCTGTCTGCACTCACAGTATTCAATGCCCTTGATCAGGTCCTGGAAGTAGAACCGAGCCTGGTCCTCGCTGAGAGGTTTCAGGGTGGGGATTTCCATCACGGGGCTGCACAGGCAACAGAGGATGGAGCTGGCTCCCGGCCGGAGGTGCCGAAAGTGGCCCCATGTTAACGTGTCAGGGGGCAAATCAGGAAAACTCACCCTTGCTTCACCAgttcaaacactgaaacagagaaaggaacagTGATTATTGATGAACTACAGGTGTGAGCTCCTGCAAGCATGGTCCCAGcacaaaagcaattattttaatggtgaatttatgaaaaatgcccctctgcagagaaaaatgtctCTCTGCAGAGACCCAGCCCCATAAGCAGACACCCTGAGATGTGGGGGGATGGACTGCGGGCACTTACCCATGTACAGGTGGTCCTCGCTGGGGTCATCCAGCACCTGccaaaataagcagaaaagaaattagacaatgaaaaaaaataaaatcaagaaactGCCTTGCAAGTGAAATgttgcaatttatttattttgcatcagCCACTTCAGTTTTGCACTGAGCCCCCCTAGGAGCTCAGGGCAGGCAAGGAGGGGGGTGCTGGCAGGCTGTGAGCTCCCACCCACCCTCGGGTCCTGCtcatgacattttaatttaaaaacatgtgGGTTCGGTCTGCTAATCTCGGAGCTTCAACCCACAAGGTGGGGGAAGAATAAGAGAAAAGATGTagttggaaataaatatttaaaacacgCAGGAAGCATCATCTGATTCATAAGCCAAATGAATTCCAGCCTGCCCATCCTTaattctcattttttgtttcctctggaCCGCTTCACGCAGGCAGTGGGTGGTGGGCAGTGCGACTGCAGAGCCCACGGACACGCCGCTTCCTCCCCAAAACTGATCCGCATCCTCAAAGGAAGCAAATTATTTCTGCACTTCTCCTTctgtgcaggaaagaaaattatttggcgggggaaggagggaagaaaagaccTTTCATAACAGGGAAAACATGAATCTGCAACAGGCGGGAGGTGCCATGGCAATCCCAGCCCCTCCACAGTTTCTCCATCCATGCTGTGTCCCTGTGGCCCGCCCTGCTCACCTCCACCAGCTTCACCACGTTGGGGTGGTCCAGCTTCTTCAGGATGGCGATTTCCTGGTAGACCTGCTCAATGGGCCCCTTGGGCTGCACGCAGCCCTCCGAGGCGCCTTTggccccgcggggcggcgggcggcctGTGGGGAAAGGCAAAAATGGGGTGAGAATGGCTCCAagtcccccatgtccccaaggTGCCACCTGCCCTGGAGCTGTCACACCACCGGGTGCCACTTACGGGGGAAGCCCGCCTGCCTCATCAGCTTCTTTTTGGAGAGAACCTTCATTGCCTGCAAGAAGGGAGAAGCGGTGGGATTTGGGGCAAATTGAGCATGGGTCAGTGGAGGGGACCTgtcccgtccctgtccccgtcaccatccttgtccctgtccccgcagCGTGCTCCAGGAACGTGTGCCACTCACATAGTAGGTGTTATCGTCCTCGTTGTAGGCCAGCTTCACCACGCCGTAGGAGCCCTAGAGAGGGGCACAGCCATGCGTGACccatccaaaaaaaacaaaaaccagcaccAAGCCAGGCTCCTCTGCAAACCCCAGGCAATGCCGGGGGTCAGCGAGGAGCACAGAATTCCCAGGAGGACACAGAAAGGCTCAGATACCCCATTTTGTTCGAAAGGGGACAAATAATGatcactaaaataaataaatcaatggGCACAACCCCAAAAGACCAGCACTGCAGCATGGAGCCAGGGGAGCTGCCACGGAGAAGGGCTAAACTCAACGATCGATGTCACCGGCTTGAAAGCAAGAGCAAAACCAACGCGTTCCCACCCCAAactcccaccccatccccaaaGCCAGAGAATATTCACCTTCCCGATCTCATCCTTCAGCTTGTACTGGTTGAGCTGGACGCAGTCCTGCGGGGAGAGAGGGTGAATCCACCAGGAGCCGAGGCGCGCAGCCGCTGCCCTCCACGCCCGGGCTGGCAGCTCCAGGACGGAGCCGGAGAGCTCGGGTTCATCGGCAATAACGCCACGCGCCCGCTTGTTTAGAGACAGCTAATTACTAACGTCCACTGCCGGGCAGGCGGCGTTGTCTGCTCATGCGAAACCAGAGCACGAAGGGCAGCTGCAACGATTGGCAGCCCCGGGGCTTTAACGCTTGCCGGgcaccaaatatttttatttcgACAGCCGAAGCGCTGCCCTGCGGGCGTTTGCTGCCCGTTTGCTGTTGGTGCTGAGAAGGCCGGGGCAGGCAGTACAATTTTTCTCTCCGAGCCTCACTGAGGTCTGTCTTTTTTAAGGGGAAAACCTAAAATCGCTAATTCCTGAATGGAGCTAAAGAATGAATCTGCGGGCATCTGGGCACAGATTAAGCAGGGCCAGGCTCTGATTTCTGGCTGCTCCGCACCCCACCACCAACCAACTCTCCCAAAACACAGCCTGGCGAGCTGGCAGCACCAGGAATCACAGCCAACCCGTTCTCCCCGCTGCATTAACCCGGGGAGCAtgctgccccccagcccggggctgtCCCCATGGCCAGGGATGGACCAGGACCCCAACACCCTCCCACCACGTGCCTGCAGACTTCATCCCAAAAATACaagggagggaagcaggaggcGGGGGCAGGAGGCCCGTGGCCTCACCTGCAGTCCCGTGATGGAGACTCGGTTGGACTCCACCGTCGGCCTCCGCGGCAGGCGCGGGGACGAGTGCGGGGACGTCACCGGCGAGTAGGGCAGGGACGGGTAGATAAAGCGCTCGCTGGCGCCGTCGCTGCTGCCGGGCGAGTGCGCGGTGTGCGAGCGCTCCTGCAGGGACAGCTTTCGGCCGGAGAGGTTCAGCTTCGCCCTCGGCTCCCGGCCATCCTCCCCGGCGGCCGCGCTCATCTCCTCCTCGCTCGCCATCCCCGTCGCCTCGCACTCGGTCACCACGATGAGCGACTCCAtggcgcggcggcgggcgctcAGCGGTGGCCCGGGTGCTTGGCTGCGCCCTCCGTCACGGtgcaggggccggggggccgcggGTGAGCTGCCGGGGACGCACGAGGGCATGGCGAGGCCGCCGGCCTCATCCCGGCTGCCGGCGGTGCTCCGACGGGGACGTGCACCTGCAAGCACAGCATTGCACAAGGGCTGCGTCAGGACTTGGCGTGGGTCCTGCACCTGTCCTGCTCTCCCAGGAGGTTTTGGGCCTTTCCCTCGCCTACCGGGGGGATCCCACATGGGGCAGGTCCCTGAAGGGCTTTTGCACCTAACAAATCAGTTAATGTTCAGTGAAATATCAAGTGGAAGAAACCGGGTGGCACCAGGCAGGGTTCTTCCCCATTTATCGGCCACCACTTATGCTCTGCTCACCTCCTTTAAGCACCCCCAGGGCACAACATCACCATGGGAACTCAGCGACCAGGCCCCCAAAGTGGTATTTTACAtgggcaggatcaggccctgcGCTAAGCACACACTGTTCCTGGCTTTCCTTCTCAAATCCCCAGACCTCTGCCAAACTGCCCCCGAACGAAGCTGCTCCCGGGGGCGCGCAGCCACTCACCAAGCGCGGGGTGTGGGATCAGCCCCGAGGCTCAACACCTCCGCCCACCGCGCCGCATCCACAcggcttctcctcctccctgcttcctccttgGCAAGAACGGGACTTCTGCACCttggaagaaatgagaaagcGATTCTGTTAGCAGCACATCGTGGGGCCAGCAGCCGTACACGGCAAAGCCACCACCCGTCCCTCCTGTGCCGCGCTGTCATTTCTAATTTCTACGTTGCCATGTCACCATGAGCTGCAAATGGATAAAACCACCCCGGAACagtgcccagcaccaggcttCACTGGGTTTTCCGCCCGGTTCCTGCACCTCGGCAGGGCTGCAGGTTAGAATTAGCTCCACTCGGCCGTGCTGAAGTTTCCAGGCTGCACCCGGCGCACGAGCACTCTGGAGCGATTACAGGGCAAGTACCAAACTCAAGCGGTGCCCCCCTCCTCCAGGCTTTCCGAAGGCCAAATTGCCACTTCCAGCCCTGATCTGTAAACCTGAGTTATTTCACCCGGCGCTGAAGCGCGAGCGCAGCCGTGGCGGCACAGCGCAGCTCGCCGCTCCGGAGAAGCGCGAGCGATGCGACAGCTATAAATAAGCTGTCGAACGGCAACAAGGACAAACTATTTCAGAAACGCCGCTCAATCTGCTCCTGGCCGGGGCTTCGCTATTCAAGAAAGCCGGGATCCGCGGGCACTGCCAGCGAAACCACGGCTGCGAAACTCCCCCGGTGCCGCTGGCAGCACATCCCAGCACCAAGACGTATGAAGCCATTAGGACCACGGCAGCACGTTTAAAAGCACGCtcaaaaatacaggaaaataattaggaacacccctccctcccccctgaTTTTGCCCCAAATCGGCCCCGACGGACCCGGCGGCAGTTTCCATCTGCCCGCATCGCTTCGGGAAGCGCGCCAGGCAGCGTATAT
This genomic window contains:
- the CAMKK2 gene encoding calcium/calmodulin-dependent protein kinase kinase 2 isoform X4, which produces MPSCVPGSSPAAPRPLHRDGGRSQAPGPPLSARRRAMESLIVVTECEATGMASEEEMSAAAGEDGREPRAKLNLSGRKLSLQERSHTAHSPGSSDGASERFIYPSLPYSPVTSPHSSPRLPRRPTVESNRVSITGLQDCVQLNQYKLKDEIGKGSYGVVKLAYNEDDNTYYAMKVLSKKKLMRQAGFPRRPPPRGAKGASEGCVQPKGPIEQVYQEIAILKKLDHPNVVKLVEVLDDPSEDHLYMVFELVKQGPVMEIPTLKPLSEDQARFYFQDLIKGIEYLHYQKIIHRDIKPSNLLVGEDGHVKIADFGVSNEFKGADALLTNTVGTPAFMAPETLSETRKIFSGKALDVWAMGITLYCFVFGQCPFMDERILSLHNKIKTQTLEFPDQPEVTDFLKDLITRMLDKNPESRISVPEIKLHPWVTKNGAELLPTEDENCTLVEVTEEEVENSVKHIPSLATVILVKTMIRKRSFGNPFEGSRREERSLSAPGNLLPKQGSEDNLKCNDLPNVGEEEVLS
- the CAMKK2 gene encoding calcium/calmodulin-dependent protein kinase kinase 2 isoform X2; this translates as MPSCVPGSSPAAPRPLHRDGGRSQAPGPPLSARRRAMESLIVVTECEATGMASEEEMSAAAGEDGREPRAKLNLSGRKLSLQERSHTAHSPGSSDGASERFIYPSLPYSPVTSPHSSPRLPRRPTVESNRVSITGLQDCVQLNQYKLKDEIGKGSYGVVKLAYNEDDNTYYAMKVLSKKKLMRQAGFPRRPPPRGAKGASEGCVQPKGPIEQVYQEIAILKKLDHPNVVKLVEVLDDPSEDHLYMVFELVKQGPVMEIPTLKPLSEDQARFYFQDLIKGIEYLHYQKIIHRDIKPSNLLVGEDGHVKIADFGVSNEFKGADALLTNTVGTPAFMAPETLSETRKIFSGKALDVWAMGITLYCFVFGQCPFMDERILSLHNKIKTQTLEFPDQPEVTDFLKDLITRMLDKNPESRISVPEIKASTLQQPLAGDFWSFAPAGTWKGREAEKMETKLHPWVTKNGAELLPTEDENCTLVEVTEEEVENSVKHIPSLATVILVKTMIRKRSFGNPFEGSRREERSLSAPGNLLPKQGSEDNLKCNDLPNVGEEEVLS
- the CAMKK2 gene encoding calcium/calmodulin-dependent protein kinase kinase 2 isoform X1, giving the protein MPSCVPGSSPAAPRPLHRDGGRSQAPGPPLSARRRAMESLIVVTECEATGMASEEEMSAAAGEDGREPRAKLNLSGRKLSLQERSHTAHSPGSSDGASERFIYPSLPYSPVTSPHSSPRLPRRPTVESNRVSITGLQDCVQLNQYKLKDEIGKGSYGVVKLAYNEDDNTYYAMKVLSKKKLMRQAGFPRRPPPRGAKGASEGCVQPKGPIEQVYQEIAILKKLDHPNVVKLVEVLDDPSEDHLYMVFELVKQGPVMEIPTLKPLSEDQARFYFQDLIKGIEYLHYQKIIHRDIKPSNLLVGEDGHVKIADFGVSNEFKGADALLTNTVGTPAFMAPETLSETRKIFSGKALDVWAMGITLYCFVFGQCPFMDERILSLHNKIKTQTLEFPDQPEVTDFLKDLITRMLDKNPESRISVPEIKASTLQQPLAGDFWSFAPAGTWKGREAEKMETKLHPWVTKNGAELLPTEDENCTLVEVTEEEVENSVKHIPSLATVILVKTMIRKRSFGNPFEGSRREERSLSAPGNLLPRKQGSEDNLKCNDLPNVGEEEVLS
- the CAMKK2 gene encoding calcium/calmodulin-dependent protein kinase kinase 2 isoform X3, yielding MPSCVPGSSPAAPRPLHRDGGRSQAPGPPLSARRRAMESLIVVTECEATGMASEEEMSAAAGEDGREPRAKLNLSGRKLSLQERSHTAHSPGSSDGASERFIYPSLPYSPVTSPHSSPRLPRRPTVESNRVSITGLQDCVQLNQYKLKDEIGKGSYGVVKLAYNEDDNTYYAMKVLSKKKLMRQAGFPRRPPPRGAKGASEGCVQPKGPIEQVYQEIAILKKLDHPNVVKLVEVLDDPSEDHLYMVFELVKQGPVMEIPTLKPLSEDQARFYFQDLIKGIEYLHYQKIIHRDIKPSNLLVGEDGHVKIADFGVSNEFKGADALLTNTVGTPAFMAPETLSETRKIFSGKALDVWAMGITLYCFVFGQCPFMDERILSLHNKIKTQTLEFPDQPEVTDFLKDLITRMLDKNPESRISVPEIKLHPWVTKNGAELLPTEDENCTLVEVTEEEVENSVKHIPSLATVILVKTMIRKRSFGNPFEGSRREERSLSAPGNLLPRKQGSEDNLKCNDLPNVGEEEVLS